From the Butyricicoccus intestinisimiae genome, one window contains:
- a CDS encoding site-specific DNA-methyltransferase — translation MDKMHMESVDITAQNIEKIGALFPNCITETKDADGKLKKAINFELLKQMLSEDVVDGDEAYEFTWVGKKAAIVEANKPIRKTLRPCKEESVDWDNTENLYIEGDNLQVLKLLQESYLGKVKMIYIDPPYNRRDDALYRDDFKRSAEDYEEDSGVYNEDGNRMFKNTDSNGRFHSDWCSMIYSRLMRARDLLSDDGVIFISIGEEEIENLHKIADEVMGRRNLLGTILWKKKTNGNNMGFLPPVHDYIICYAKNINSINDMGYPVSKEFIEKNFSNPDDDPRGPWTTSDLSANHKGPFFPITNPTTGESFFPPEGRYWVFNAQEVQKRIADGRIIFGKSGTARPVQKVFAADRKFKRTRAESWWDKNGMNEDATAELKKLFGVAKLFTHPKPTKLLKHLIAISTEKNDIVLDFFSGSSTTADAVMQINAEDNGRRKFIMVQLPEACDEKSEAYKAGYKNICEIGKERIRRAGTKIKEGLSEHGYALKKLKEEGIPFQMAIRREDDTSTDESFINNPEIISGKSTGTYSVPDDVEDIQRKMADELDIGFRVLKLDDSNMNEVYYSPAEYSQTMLSEMESNVKSDRTDLDLLFGCLLEWGLPLSLPYRSEQIDGCTVHDYNDGDLIACFDKNIPDSVIKEIAKRQPLRAVFRDSSFVDSPSKINVSEIFKLLAPDTRIKVI, via the coding sequence ATGCATATGGAGTCGGTTGACATAACTGCCCAGAACATAGAAAAGATAGGTGCGTTGTTTCCGAATTGTATTACAGAGACGAAAGACGCGGACGGCAAACTGAAAAAGGCTATCAATTTTGAGCTTTTGAAGCAGATGCTTTCGGAAGATGTAGTTGATGGTGATGAAGCGTATGAATTTACATGGGTAGGAAAAAAGGCAGCTATCGTAGAGGCCAACAAGCCCATCCGCAAAACCCTGCGCCCATGCAAGGAAGAGAGCGTTGATTGGGACAACACGGAGAATCTTTACATTGAGGGAGATAACCTTCAGGTGCTGAAGCTCTTGCAGGAGAGCTATCTCGGCAAGGTGAAGATGATCTATATCGATCCGCCGTATAACAGGAGAGATGATGCCCTTTATCGAGATGATTTCAAGCGGTCTGCGGAAGACTATGAGGAAGATAGCGGCGTGTACAATGAAGACGGCAACCGTATGTTTAAGAATACAGATAGTAATGGTCGCTTTCATTCCGACTGGTGTAGCATGATTTATTCGAGACTAATGCGGGCAAGAGATTTGCTTAGTGATGATGGAGTTATCTTTATTAGCATTGGAGAAGAAGAGATAGAAAATCTTCATAAGATAGCCGATGAAGTAATGGGACGCCGGAATTTGTTGGGTACAATTTTGTGGAAAAAGAAGACAAATGGAAATAATATGGGATTTCTTCCACCGGTTCATGATTACATTATTTGTTATGCAAAAAATATTAATAGCATCAATGATATGGGGTATCCAGTTTCAAAAGAGTTCATTGAAAAAAACTTCTCCAATCCTGATGATGACCCAAGAGGTCCATGGACTACTTCTGACTTATCGGCTAATCATAAAGGTCCTTTTTTTCCAATAACAAATCCAACAACAGGAGAATCGTTTTTTCCACCGGAAGGTCGATATTGGGTGTTCAATGCTCAAGAGGTCCAGAAACGAATTGCTGATGGAAGAATTATTTTTGGAAAGAGTGGCACAGCTCGACCAGTGCAAAAAGTTTTTGCTGCTGATCGAAAATTCAAGAGGACTCGAGCAGAATCTTGGTGGGATAAAAATGGAATGAATGAAGATGCTACAGCGGAGCTGAAAAAACTTTTTGGTGTGGCAAAGCTATTCACTCATCCAAAGCCCACTAAGTTGTTAAAACATCTCATTGCTATATCCACAGAAAAAAATGATATTGTTTTGGACTTTTTCTCTGGATCTTCTACTACAGCTGACGCAGTTATGCAAATAAATGCAGAAGATAATGGAAGGCGGAAATTTATCATGGTTCAGTTGCCAGAAGCCTGTGATGAAAAGAGTGAAGCTTACAAAGCGGGATACAAGAATATTTGTGAGATCGGCAAAGAACGTATTCGTCGAGCGGGAACGAAAATTAAAGAAGGTTTGTCTGAACACGGATATGCACTTAAAAAGCTGAAAGAAGAAGGCATTCCATTTCAAATGGCGATTCGTAGAGAGGATGATACATCTACAGACGAAAGTTTTATTAACAATCCTGAAATCATAAGCGGTAAATCAACTGGAACATATAGCGTGCCGGATGATGTAGAGGATATTCAGAGAAAGATGGCTGATGAGCTCGATATAGGTTTCCGTGTTCTCAAGCTGGACGACAGCAACATGAACGAGGTATATTACAGTCCGGCTGAATATTCTCAAACGATGCTTTCTGAGATGGAGTCCAATGTGAAGTCTGACCGCACAGACCTTGATTTACTGTTTGGCTGTTTATTAGAGTGGGGATTGCCGCTTTCTCTGCCATACCGTTCAGAGCAGATTGACGGATGCACGGTACACGACTACAATGACGGAGACTTGATTGCTTGCTTTGATAAAAACATTCCGGACAGTGTTATCAAGGAAATTGCAAAGAGACAGCCACTGCGGGCTGTATTCCGTGACAGCAGTTTTGTAGACAGTCCGTCCAAGATTAATGTGAGTGAGATCTTCAAGCTGCTCGCACCGGATACAAGAATCAAAGTTATTTAA